The window CCGATTCCGTGCGCATGAGCCAATACTCCGACAATCTGATAAGCGGCCTTGCGATGTATTTCGTCGGCCCGCTCCAACTCAGACTCCTTTATCAAGCCTTCGTGGTCTTCGTCGGATTTTTAATTCTTGCCGGCGCGGTGAATACGTCCATTATCGGGTCGAACGGGGTCCTCAATCGGCTGGGAGAAGACGGCATCCTGCCCGAGTTCCTCAGAAAGCCTCATGCCCGTTTCGGCACGTCTTCGCGGCTCATCAATATGACAGTAGGACTTCAACTGCTGACGATCGTACTCTGCCGGGGGAATATTTACGTGCTCGGTGAGGCCTATGCCTTCGGCGTCATCTGGAGCTTCGTATTCAAGGCCCTGGCCGTCCTCATCCTCCGCTATAAAGACAAGATGCCGCGCGAATGGAAAGTGCCCTTGAATATCAAAATCAAAGGCCTGGAATTCCCGGTCGGAATCGCCGCTATTTTTCTGATCCTTCTCCTTACCGCCAGCGCGAACCTTGTGACGAAAAAGGTCGCCACAATTTCCGGCTCCCTTTTTGCCCTTGTCTTTTTTGCCGTATTTGTGGCTTCGGAAAAGATCAACAAGCGGAAGCATCATGCCCTTCATGGCCAGCATGACATTCACGCGGGCCACATCGACCGGGTCAATCTGAATGAGATCGAAAATCTCAGCCCCGAAAGTTGCGGCTGCACGAAACCCCGAAGGGTCATTGTTGCCGTACGAGGCCCGCACAGCCTCAGCCATCTCGAAAAAACGCTCCATCAGATCCATCCGGAAGACACCGATGTCGTGGTGCTGACTTCGAAAGTCGGCAAGGGCTACCAGTTGGAAGGCGATTTGAGCCGTGTCGCGCCGGAGGAAGAAAAGCTCTTTACCCGCGTGATTGAAGTGGCAGAGAAAGTCGGCCGAACCGTCATCCTGCTGTCGGTCCCGACGAACGATCCTTACTACGTGATGGCGCGCATCGCGCACGAGTTAAAAGCGCAGGAACTCGTGGTCGGAAAATCTGAAAAATTTTCCCCCGAAGTTCAGATGGAGGAAATCGCGATTGCCTGGGGCGCCGTGACGCCGCCGCGCCAGCATGTGCCGCCTCTGATGATTCGGATTCTGTGGGATGGGAAAGAAATGACCGAAATGTTCTAAGCGAGAAAAGGATGGATTTCTTTTTAAAATTCACTCTCATCTCTTATGCCTCGATTTTCTTTTTCACACTGGGATTGCGCCTGGCTGTTTCCAGCGAATTGGACTTGCGGGTCATCCAACTTTTTCTTATTTTTGCCGCTGTCTCGCTTCCTTTGTCTCTGACCTTCAAATCCCAGCCTTTGTATAGCCGTTTTCTGATGTCCCTGACCTGCACCTCCCTCATTCTGACCGGTTTCCGTTTCGGCAGGAAAATAAAGCGTTTGGGTGAAGAAAATCCCCTCAAACGTCATTTTTGACTCGTTTTTGACTCGTCCAATGCCCTCTCCCCGAGTATTTTGTCACGATTAACGACAAGCCGAATCCCGACAGGGATCGGGGGACCCGATAAAGCGGCT is drawn from Verrucomicrobiia bacterium and contains these coding sequences:
- a CDS encoding APC family permease — translated: MPNIPQNKSVPRNVVIVTTAMLSFISFWRAAAIVLCDIASTVYYIGGIAEHAIGKAAPWFILGVMLFSYTVRAIYIESCGMFVRGGVYRVVKEAMGGTLAKLSVSALMFDYVLTGPISAVSAGQYMVGLLNTTFPHFGLPWHFRADIFSVLFAVAVTLYFWWENVKGIPESSDKALKIMIATTIMGITMIIWSVTTLLVRGIHWPPFTPVFNEDSLGWLYSLKDKIKPLGVLGLTIAFGHSLLAMSGEESLAQVYREIKAPKLKNLEKAAFIVFLYSMLLTTLGSFFAIMIIPDSVRMSQYSDNLISGLAMYFVGPLQLRLLYQAFVVFVGFLILAGAVNTSIIGSNGVLNRLGEDGILPEFLRKPHARFGTSSRLINMTVGLQLLTIVLCRGNIYVLGEAYAFGVIWSFVFKALAVLILRYKDKMPREWKVPLNIKIKGLEFPVGIAAIFLILLLTASANLVTKKVATISGSLFALVFFAVFVASEKINKRKHHALHGQHDIHAGHIDRVNLNEIENLSPESCGCTKPRRVIVAVRGPHSLSHLEKTLHQIHPEDTDVVVLTSKVGKGYQLEGDLSRVAPEEEKLFTRVIEVAEKVGRTVILLSVPTNDPYYVMARIAHELKAQELVVGKSEKFSPEVQMEEIAIAWGAVTPPRQHVPPLMIRILWDGKEMTEMF